Within Theropithecus gelada isolate Dixy unplaced genomic scaffold, Tgel_1.0 HiC_scaffold_784, whole genome shotgun sequence, the genomic segment GTTTGTTTACTGCCCTGCGTAGTCTGAGAGTATCTCATGATGCCCCAGAAACagtacttttctttctgttattttttatgtatatttttttacagagatggcatcttgctgtgttgcttagACTGGTGtccaactcccggcctcaagtgatcctcccacattggcctcccaaacggcagggattacaggcatgagccaccacgtccagcagTACTTTTTCTTAAACTAACAAACCTACTTCCTGGCTTTGGAGTTCAGCAGGGGCTAAGCCAATATCTTATTTCTATGCCCATTTTATCCTCAAGATGCTGTGACCCTCTTCTATCCCCGTAGGTGGTGCTGGACAACACAGCCCTGAACCGGATTGCCACAGACCGCCTGCACATCCAGAACCCGTCCTTCTCCCAGATCAACCAGCTGGTGGGCCCCCACTCCTGGACTCCTTTGGACTGGAAGCCCTCCTTGCTGGAGGGTCATCTGGGGAAGGAAAGTCCCACCCAGGCCGAGGCCCATGACATGGCACACCTGTTCCCAGGTGTCCACCATCATGTCGGCCAGCACCACCACCCTGCGCTACCCCGGCTACATGAACAATGACCTCATCGGCCTCATCGCCTCGCTCATTCCCACCCCACGGCTCCACTTCCTCATGACCGGCTACACCCCGCTCACTACGGACCAGTCAGTAAGAGCAGCCTTCAGTGTCCCAGGCCAGGCCGGCCCTGGGCCCAGCAGGCCCTGCCCTAGCCTTTCTGTCTTCCCCACTGCCCCAGGAGCTGCCCTTTGCGGGCCCCGAGGCACTGTGCTCAGGGACTAGCACAGAGCAGGCGACTTTCTTGCTGACTTGCTCTCTACCCTCCCTCTGCCTTTGGTTTCTGCCAAGGAGAAGCCAAAGGGAGACTCTGCCCTGAGCGCTGGCCGGGTTCCTGTCTCACTGTCCCATCAGGTGGCCAGCGTGAGGAAGACCACGGTCCTGGATGTGATGAGGCGGCTGCTGCAGCCCAAGAACGTGATGGTGTCCACAGGCCGAGACCGCCAGACCAACCACTGCTACATCGCCATCCTCAACATCATCCAGGGAGAGGTGGACCCCACCCAGGTAGGGGAGGCCCCTTCATCCCGCACCCTGGACCCGCAGGGGTAGAGGAGAGGCCACCCCCACTGCTCATGTGCCCACCCCAGGTCCACAAGAGCCTGCAGAGGATTCGGGAACGGAAGTTGGCCAACTTCATCCCGTGGGGCCCCGCCAGCATCCAAGTGGCCCTGTCAAGGAAGTCTCCCTACCTGCCCTCGGCCCACCGGGTCAGTGGGCTCATGATGGCCAACCACACCAGCATCTCCTCGGTGAGTCTCACAGTTTGcatctttttttccctgaatcAGTTTCCTGACTATACCTCATGTCTCTGCATCTGCTGGCCCTGCTTCTAGCTTTTTTGCTGTGGGCATGGCCCAGCCTTGGTTCCCCGGCTTTCTGGGCCATAGTattcttttaagttctttgtaaccCCTGTTTTCTGCACACCCCAAGCTCTTCGAGAGAACCTGTCGCCAGTATGACAAGCTGCGGAAGCGGGAGGCCTTCCTGGAGCAGTTCCGCAAGGAGGACATGTTCAAGGACAACTTTGATGAGATGGACACATCCAGGGAGATTGTGCAGCAGCTCATCGATGAGTACCATGCGGCCACACGGCCAGACTACATCTCCTGGGGCACCCAGGAGCAGTGAGTCCCCCAGGACAGGGACCCTTATCTGCCTTACTGGTTGGCCCAGGCCCTGCCTGACTGACTACTCCTTCAGAGCACAGATCAGGGACCTCACGTATCTCTTTCTCATAAACATGCACTCTCTGTTGGCCTGTGAACACATTTACTTCTCCTCTTATAAGACTATTTATCTTTAATAAAGCACTGGATATAAATCAAGTCACTGGTCCCTTTAAAGCCTTTGGGTTCTGGAGATGCCGGGGGTTGGGGGATGCCTGTTCTTTCTCCATCACTGACAGGGTCCTCGCCCACTTCCAGCATCTTCAATTCTGAACCAACAGCTTCCCCTCGGTTTTTCTTCTGCCTAGTTTTGGAGAACACTGGTGGGGTTTGACCCACCTGAAATTCCTTTCCAGGGTAAAAAGGCCCACAGATATTACTTTGTTCTCTGTCTGACCCTTTCTGGGTCCCCGTTCCCTCCCACCCTCACCGTATCAGGTGAATATTCCACCAGCTTCATGTTTCCACCTCAGAGTGTCTTTTTAACCACAACTTCAGGCTCAAGGCCACCACCCCTGCCACTAGGCCATGAACAAGCAATGGAGTCCAACCTAATACCTCTAAGTTTCTAGCAAGCAGTCCAGGAGAGCCGCTCGTTTCAGGCAGTTGGAGTCTAGCAACGTCAAGTCAACAGACCAAATCTAAAGCCTAGACTGTAAGCAGGATCATAAGTGGTTCCATAGCTAAGGCACCATAATTCTCTTCTCAAGTGGTCGCCAGTAATTTAAATGGCCGGTGCCTT encodes:
- the LOC112618014 gene encoding tubulin gamma-1 chain-like; the protein is ADDEHYIPRAVLLDLEPRVIHSILNSPYAKLYNPENIYLSEHGGGAGNNWASGFSQGEKIHEDIFDIIDREADGSDSLELQNSSRVIKGFVLCHSIAGGTGSGLGSYLLERLNDRYPKKLVQTYSVFPYQDEMSDVVVQPYNSLLTLKRLTQNADCVVVLDNTALNRIATDRLHIQNPSFSQINQLVSTIMSASTTTLRYPGYMNNDLIGLIASLIPTPRLHFLMTGYTPLTTDQSVASVRKTTVLDVMRRLLQPKNVMVSTGRDRQTNHCYIAILNIIQGEVDPTQVHKSLQRIRERKLANFIPWGPASIQVALSRKSPYLPSAHRVSGLMMANHTSISSLFERTCRQYDKLRKREAFLEQFRKEDMFKDNFDEMDTSREIVQQLIDEYHAATRPDYISWGTQEQ